From a single Aspergillus puulaauensis MK2 DNA, chromosome 2, nearly complete sequence genomic region:
- the spt5 gene encoding transcription elongation factor spt5 (BUSCO:EOG09260NXC;~COG:K;~EggNog:ENOG410PFCB;~InterPro:IPR017071,IPR005100,IPR039659,IPR041978, IPR022581,IPR041976,IPR041975,IPR008991,IPR041973, IPR005824,IPR024945,IPR041977,IPR039385,IPR036735, IPR006645,IPR014722;~PFAM:PF03439,PF12815,PF11942;~go_function: GO:0005515 - protein binding [Evidence IEA];~go_process: GO:0006355 - regulation of transcription, DNA-templated [Evidence IEA];~go_process: GO:0006357 - regulation of transcription by RNA polymerase II [Evidence IEA];~go_process: GO:0032784 - regulation of DNA-templated transcription, elongation [Evidence IEA]): MSRNVMGQEFGSDEEDDDFNPAPAQESDNEDVDRGQTRKRDREDDAQDGGDDQDRENEGGGDDDEPQEGGESEEEEEEDEEEDAVTRGPKRRRGPGLHNFIDVEAGVDEDEDEAEDEEDDMEFGENVHPDDEVAVGAEMDDRRHRELDRQREVEASMDAEKQAQLLKERYGRNRAAATDAVIVPKRLLLPSVDDPSIWGVRCKAGKEREVVFAIQRRIEERPPSSRNPIKLISAFERGGAMSGYIYVEARRQADVMDALQDMSNVYPRTKMILVPVREMPDLLRVQKSEELNPGGWVRIKRGKYIGDLAQIEEVETNGLAVTVRLVPRLDYGLNEDSGAPIVDPKRKRAGANAAVARPPQRLFSEAEAKKKHSKYLSATAGLGSKSWNYLGETYIDGFLIKDMKVQHLITKNVNPRLEEVTMFARDSENGTSNLDLASLAETLKNSTAEESYIPGDPVEVFKGEQQGLIGRTSSTRGDIVTILVTEGELAGQTIEAPVKTLRKRFREGDHVKVIGGSRYQDELGMVVQVRDDTVTLLSDMSMQEITVFSKDLRLSAETGVDGKLGMFDVHDLVQLDAATVACIVKVDRESLRVLDQNGSIRTILPTQVTNKVTPRRDAVATDRNGAEIRHGDTVREVYGEQRNGVILHIHRSFLFLHNKAQAENSGIVVVRTTNVVTVSAKGGRSTGPDLSKMNPALMGNGAPGNMMGPPPSKNFGRDRLLGKTVLVRKGALKGLMGIVKDTTDVQARVELHSKNKLVTIPKELLVVKDPVTGQTIDISRGRGAPRVPQGGSAAPPSGWHGGRTPMAAADSSRTPAWGGATSSRTPAWGGGLGSRTPAWKADGSRTSNPYDGSRTAYGGGGAGSRTPAWNAGARTPYGGSGSGSGSSDFDAFAAGSRTPAWGGAVSGAASGSRTPAWSASGSTSNKTYDAPTPGATYSAPTPGAYGGAPTPGLSAPTPGAWADSAPTPGAYNAPTPADFGDRPYDAPTPAMGGAAATPGAGPYGDADDGGPRYEEGTPSP; encoded by the exons ATGTCTCGGAACGTGATGGGACAGGAATTCGGCtctgacgaggaagatgatgacttCAACCCCGCGCCCGCACAGGAATCAGATAATGAAGACGTAGATCGCGGCCAG ACCCGGAAACGTGACCGTGAGGACGACGCTCAagatggaggcgatgacCAGGATAGGGAGAACGAGGGCGGtggagacgacgatgagcctcaggaaggaggggagagcgaagaggaagaggaagaagacgaggaagaggatgctGTCACG CGTGGACcgaagcgaagaagaggcccTGGACTCCATAACTTCATTGATGTTGAGGCGGGTGtagacgaagatgaggacgaggctgaagatgaagaggacgataTGGAATTTGGTGAAAATGTCCACCCGGATGATGAAGTTGCTGTCGGAGCTGAGATGGACGACCGTCGACACCGTGAACTTGACCGTCAGCGTGAAGTGGAGGCCAGCATGGATGCTGAGAAACAGGCACAATTGCTCAAGGAACGTTATGGGCGGAATCGCGCAGCTGCCACGGACGCCGTCATTGTCCCAAAACGTCTTTTACTTCCCAGTGTCGATGACCCTAGTATCTGGGGTGTTCGGTGCAAGGCCGGCAAGGAACGTGAAGTTGTCTTTGCTATTCAAAGACGTATCGAAGAACGACCGCCTAGTTCACGGAACCCGATTAAGCTCATCTCTGCGTTTGAGCGTGGGGGCGCAATGAGTGGCTACATTTACGTCGAAGCGCGGAGACAGGCAGATGTCATGGATGCCTTACAAGATATGTCGAATGTTTATCCAAGGACCAAAATGATTTTGGTTCCTGTGAGGGAGATGCCGGATCTACTTAGGGTGCAGAAGTCCGAAGAACTCAACCCCGGAGGCTGGGTTCGAATAAAGCGTGGCAAATACATAGGTGATCTCGCTCAGATCGAGGAGGTAGAGACGAACGGTTTGGCTGTGACCGTTCGTTTGGTTCCCCGACTGGACTACGGTTTAAACGAGGACTCCGGTGCTCCTATCGTTGACCCTAAGAGAAAGCGAGCTGGCGCAAATGCCGCTGTTGCACGCCCTCCACAGCGGTTGTTTAGTGAGGCCGAagccaagaagaagcacAGCAAGTACCTCTCCGCTACGGCTGGTTTAGGTTCGAAGTCATGGAACTACCTTGGCGAAACTTACATCGATGGTTTCTTGATCAAGGACATGAAGGTCCAGCATTTAATCACGAAGAACGTCAACCCCCGGCTCGAGGAAGTTACCATGTTTGCCCGCGATTCTGAAAACGGCACCTCGAATCTTGACCTCGCGTCTCTTGCAGAAACCCTCAAGAATTCTACGGCAGAGGAATCATATATTCCTGGAGACCCCGTGGAGGTGTTCAAGGGTGAACAGCAAGGTCTTATCGGCCGCACTAGCTCCACTCGTGGAGATATTGTGACTATCCTGGTAACGGAAGGCGAACTGGCAGGCCAAACTATCGAAGCCCCTGTCAAGACACTCCGTAAGCGCTTTAGGGAAGGTGACCACGTCAAGGTTATTGGCGGAAGCAGATACCAGGATGAGTTGGGCATGGTTGTGCAAGTGAGGGACGACACAGTCACCCTTCTCAGCGATATGAGTATGCAGGAGATTACTGTCTTTAGCAAAGACCTCCGTTTGTCCGCAGAAACTGGCGTGGATGGGAAATTGGGCATGTTCGATGTTCATGATCTCGTACAGCTAGA TGCTGCTACTGTCGCTTGCATTGTCAAGGTTGATCGCGAATCATTACGAGTCCTGGATCAGAACGGTTCTATCCGCACTATCCTCCCTACGCAAGTCACCAACAAGGTCACCCCGCGCCGAGACGCTGTGGCTACAGACAGGAACGGGGCTGAAATCCGACATGGCGACACCGTTAGAGAAGTATACGGCGAGCAGAGAAACGGTGTAATCCTTCATATCCATCGCTCATTCCTGTTCCTGCACAATAAAGCCCAGGCTGAAAACTCGGGTATCGTCGTTGTGCGCACTACCAATGTTGTTACAGTGTCTGCGAAAGGAGGCAGGTCTACAGGTCCGGATCTCTCCAAGATGAACCCGGCTCTGATGGGGAATGGTGCTCCAGGTAATATGATGGGACCTCCCCCATCAAAGAACTTTGGACGGGACCGACTTCTCGGAAAAACAGTCTTGGTTAGGAAGGGGGCTCTCAAGGGTCTGATGGGTATTGTTAAAGACACGACCGATGTCCAGGCTCGCGTAGAGCTTCACTCAAAGAACAAGCTTGTGACGATCCCTAAGGAGCTCCTTGTTGTCAAGGATCCCGTTACTGGCCAAACCATTGACATTTCCCGCGGCAGAGGGGCGCCACGGGTTCCTCAAGGTGGTTCAGCTGCACCACCATCCGGCTGGCATGGCGGTCGTACTCCTATGGCCGCCGCCGATTCTTCAAGAACACCGGCCTGGGGTGGTGCTACTTCCTCCAGAA CACCTGCTTGGGGCGGTGGCCTTGGCTCTCGCACACCTGCATGGAAGGCCGACGGATCACGAACTTCTAATCCATATGACGGCAGTCGCACAGCTTACGGAGGCGGAGGTGCAGGATCACGCACACCGGCCTGGAATGCAGGAGCACGAACACCTTATGgtggctccggctccggctcAGGTTCCAGCGATTTCGATGCCTTTGCAGCTGGGTCCCGAACTCCCGCCTGGGGTGGCGCCGTCTCTGGCGCCGCCTCTGGCAGCCGTACTCCAGCTTGGTCGGCAAGCGGCTCAACCAGTAACAAGACATACGACGCCCCGACACCGGGTGCGACCTACTCAGCTCCCACCCCGGGCGCGTACGGTGGTGCACCCACACCCGGTCTCTCAGCACCTACACCCGGAGCCTGGGCTGACAGCGCACCGACGCCGGGTGCCTACAATGCGCCGACTCCGGCTGACTTTGGCGATCGTCCATACGATGCACCGACGCCAGCGATGGGTGGGGCTGCCGCTACACCGGGCGCCGGCCCGTACGGCGATGCAGACGATGGCGGTCCCCGGTACGAAGAAGGAACGCCCAGCCCTTGA
- the triA gene encoding putative mRNA capping nucleoside-triphosphatase (BUSCO:EOG09264P4J;~COG:A;~EggNog:ENOG410PR9U;~InterPro:IPR004206,IPR040343,IPR033469,IPR037009;~PFAM:PF02940;~go_function: GO:0004651 - polynucleotide 5'-phosphatase activity [Evidence IEA]), whose product MDLRTIMNSDAAGTSRRPPSPPSHQSPSQLSRKPSEPLYPAHDQPPSSSSSSSYPSGYPNGPSQPPPLQRAQTSPDRGSSYGPLQSPYQYNATSSLNAGAQSHRGHSPPPAAYEPSASRDSFAAPVPYHHPQHPPSHQPSPVAAQRSQSIQSVLTPYSSASHSFPHRESPPASAHHSYPSQQFSPPAQGSLPGTPRGSAAALYHHSTPSSARPQSSGHDSLSNRASSPWVGQDVQMHMSPTAVSRPMRYDSKTFDGAPRRASGTTGGRESDESVSPKTAFSSGTRRDSVAGAGEHAVSAQPTERENGIAAQNNRPITQNSHAHAASTGPTATQVNSPPRSLGPVANVSPKGKSGPQHPRKTNFASELSPANSSPQPPKPKRRRYNEPPIFAQRSIRTKGKCPMIPNLLPPVPKHIRNTPQDPWFQRQHTVSQDAPPAKMIKREDSVANGPPISSQSSQPLQPSQPSQPSQPSQPSQPSQPSQPSQPSQPSQPAEPPQLKSLGPWEPSITGFIPHEEITKVVCDFLFQHVVLRNDALAGPAGATAVGQGAIIEIEAKLGQLMDLDRGDRLQLPIQTESVINRDNSRLRTNFESNMTQAQHRAMNNFLNETVKGSMPQANPGRILLSYAHKKERDSFYEVSPSDLPPIIRQNLNPRHKPRVRVTVDQRTGEVLAKIVKCRVADLDIYSPRTCVDWRVSVNLEMNYDGDISHLPPADTGRGASDRNKDRMSYRHLAYQVDLTQVARSEPSAKGEFEHELEVEVSAAEIRRQGQLAMAGDPSNQYEDLVKGLLDNIRILARAVPE is encoded by the exons ATGGATTTGCGCACTATTATGAACAGCGATGCCGCTGGCACATCACGCCGTCCTCCGTCGCCTCCGTCTCATCAATCGCCGTCGCAACTTTCTCGTAAACCCTCTGAACCACTCTATCCAGCACACGACCAGCCtccgtcgtcgtcatcctcctcttcctacCCATCTGGCTATCCCAACGGGCCATCGCAACCTCCGCCGCTTCAGCGCGCCCAAACTTCCCCAGATAGAGGTTCCTCCTACGGCCCACTACAGTCTCCTTACCAGTATAATGCTACATCATCTCTGAATGCGGGCGCACAATCTCATCGCGGCCACAGTCCACCTCCCGCGGCTTACGAGCCCTCTGCTTCGCGTGACTCCTTCGCCGCGCCTGTCCCCTACCATCATCCACAACATCCTCCTTCGCACCAACCTTCCCCTGTCGCTGCTCAGCGGTCGCAATCTATCCAGTCTGTTCTGACCCCTTATTCCTCCGCCTCGCACTCATTCCCCCATAGAGAGAGccctccagcctccgccCACCATTCATATCCGTCCCAGCAATTTTCACCCCCGGCACAAGGATCGCTTCCTGGTACGCCGCGAGGttccgctgctgctctcTATCATCACTCGACTCCATCGTCTGCGCGCCCTCAGTCGTCAGGGCACGATTCCCTCTCGAATCGCGCATCTAGTCCATGGGTCGGGCAGGATGTTCAGATGCACATGTCACCAACCGCGGTTTCGCGACCTATGCGATACGATTCAAAGACCTTCGATGGCGCACCCCGGCGCGCATCGGGCACAACTGGGGGAAGGGAGTCTGATGAGAGTGTTAGTCCGAAAACAGCCTTTTCCTCAGGGACGCGACGCGACAGCGTGGCAGGCGCTGGTGAGCATGCAGTCTCTGCGCAACCGACTGAGAGGGAAAATGGAATAGCTGCGCAAAACAATCGACCTATTACGCAGAACTCTCACGCCCATGCAGCTTCAACTGGACCAACGGCAACGCAAGTCAATAGCCCTCCGCGATCACTGGGGCCTGTTGCGAATGTATCCCCGAAGGGAAAGTCAGGGCCGCAGCACCCGCGAAAGACGAATTTTGCGTCAGAATTGAGCCCCGCCAATTCGAGCCCTCAACCTCCTAAACCGAAGCGAAGACGATACAATGAGCCACCTATTTTCGCCCAACGATCAATCCGCACAAAGGGAAAATGCCCAATGATCCCGAATTTGTTGCCGCCGGTTCCCAAACATATTAGAAATACGCCACAGGACCCGTGGTTCCAACGGCAGCATACAGTCTCACAGGATGCTCCCCCAGCAAAGATGATAAAGCGAGAAGATTCAGTTGCGAACGGTCCGCCGATTTCCTCGCAGTCGTCGCAACCATTGCaaccatcacagccatcacagccatcacaaccatcacagccatcacagccatcacagccatcacagccatcacagccatcacagccatcacagccagCAGAACCGCCACAGCTGAAGAGCCTGGGGCCTTGGGAACCATCCATTACCGGATTCATACCGCACGAAGAAATCACCAAGGTTGTTTGTGACTTCCTCTTTCAACACGTGGTTCTCCGAAATGATGCCTTGGCAGGCCCTGCTGGTGCGACTGCTGTAGGCCAAGGCGCAATCATCGAAATCGAAGCGAAGCTGGGACAGCTAATGGATCTTGATCGCGGGGACAGGCTCCAGTTGCCAATACAGACTGAAAGTGTCATAAATCGTGACAACTCCCGACTTCGAACAAATTTTGAAAGCAATATGACACAA GCACAACATCGGGCTATGAACAATTTTCTCAATGAAACTGTGAAGGGTTCTATGCCTCAAGCAAACCCTGGACGGATCCTCCTCTCATATGCCCACAAAAAGGAACGAGATTCTTTTTACGAGGTCTCCCCTTCCGACCTGCCACCCATTATCCGACAAAACCTAAACCCGCGCCACAAGCCCCGAGTCCGAGTCACTGTTGACCAACGGACAGGCGAAGTCCTCGCGAAGATTGTCAAATGCCGAGTTGCAGACCTCGATATCTACAGTCCTCGCACCTGTGTCGATTGGCGTGTCAGTGTCAACCTAGAAATGAACTACGACGGTGATATCTCTCATCTCCCGCCAGCTGATACAGGCCGAGGAGCCAGCGATCGGAATAAAGACCGCATGAGCTACCGACATTTGGCGTACCAGGTCGATTTGACACAAGTTGCTAGGTCTGAA CCCTCTGCAAAAGGCGAATTTGAACACGAGCTTGAAGTCGAAGTCTCGGCCGCCGAAATTCGCCGCCAGGGTCAACTCGCCATGGCTGGTGACCCCAGTAACCAATACGAAGATCTCGTAAAGGGTCTCCTTGACAATATACGCATCCTGGCACGAGCAGTACCGGAATAG
- a CDS encoding acyltransferase family protein (COG:I;~EggNog:ENOG410PMTM;~InterPro:IPR002656;~PFAM:PF01757;~TransMembrane:7 (i108-127o147-169i198-219o290-317i384-402o461-479i491-512o);~go_function: GO:0016747 - transferase activity, transferring acyl groups other than amino-acyl groups [Evidence IEA]), with the protein MDVEKETSSSPAIHNVPLNDVESGLNREPQNRAVAWPSLRSFSASDILSDPSKLSPLVEHFRENWQDYLEDWFTKLGILITPSYLQHLVGGQPPPQTKLHAIAALDGLRGWACLLVFNFHFLFTYTWKVAVGWGFNNENFYYYQLPIIHVLVSGHIMVAIFFVISGYVLSYKPLKLIRSGAWEDTFVTMTSSTFRRGLRLYIPSIIGILLVLIAVRLGAYNYSQKILFEGHTIRGTNEQHPPIMVRSLSKQLWDWYATIARLMDPFDWALYYNNYNPHLWTIPVEFRSSIVLFLTILATSRVKTAVRISLVATLVWFCMRYGRWDMVLFLCGMLMAESDLIQGLWEASPASSEGNKEKRTWNSLANGTSPRSNGRFGLLSSKRWIALLLLGLYLGSTPNTGYKFTPFFMWTWHITPKTYPEPHRFPQTIGALMIVYSINHSKDIQKLFTNRLSQYLGKISFAFYIVHGPILHSLGYSLMPSIWRITGKETDFQYCLGFFVGWVVCLPISLWAGDLFWRMVDVPSVHLSRWIESKVLAQTTGREKQQRSA; encoded by the coding sequence ATGGACGTCGAGAAGGAGACGTCATCGTCTCCTGCGATCCACAATGTCCCTTTAAATGACGTCGAATCCGGCCTCAATCGTGAACCCCAGAATCGAGCTGTCGCGTGGCCGAGTCTTAGAAGCTTTTCCGCCTCGGATATTCTGTCTGACCCATCAAAGCTATCTCCACTGGTAGAACACTTCCGCGAAAATTGGCAGGATTATTTGGAAGACTGGTTCACTAAGTTGGGCATACTTATCACGCCAAGCTACCTACAACACTTGGTCGGTGGTCAGCCGCCCCCGCAGACAAAACTTCATGCAATCGCTGCACTGGATGGTTTGCGAGGATGGGCCTGTTTGCTTGTCTTCAATTTCCACTTCCTATTCACCTATACTTGGAAGGTTGCGGTTGGGTGGGGTTTCAACAATGAAAACTTCTACTATTACCAGTTACCTATCATCCACGTCTTAGTCTCGGGCCATATTATGGTCGCCATATTCTTCGTTATATCAGGCTACGTTCTTTCCTATAAGCCGCTAAAGTTGATCCGCAGCGGGGCTTGGGAAGACACATTTGTTACCATGACGTCCTCGACATTTCGACGAGGCCTTCGCCTTTAtatcccatccatcatcgGCATCTTGCTAGTACTGATTGCCGTACGCTTGGGTGCATATAACTACTCCCAAAAAATTCTTTTTGAGGGTCACACTATCAGAGGCACGAACGAACAGCATCCGCCGATTATGGTCAGATCTCTTAGCAAGCAGTTGTGGGACTGGTATGCTACGATTGCACGCCTAATGGACCCATTCGACTGGGCCCtctattataataactacAACCCCCACCTCTGGACAATCCCCGTCGAATTTCGCAGTTCTAttgtcctcttcctcactaTCCTCGCAACATCGCGCGTCAAAACGGCGGTGCGTATCTCCCTAGTGGCTACCTTGGTATGGTTTTGCATGCGCTATGGCCGGTGGGATATGGTACTTTTCCTGTGTGGTATGCTCATGGCCGAATCGGACCTAATCCAAGGTCTTTGGGAAGCTTCCCCAGCCTCTTCTGAAGGTAACAAAGAGAAGCGGACGTGGAACTCCCTTGCTAACGGCACATCGCCACGCTCTAATGGCCGTTTTGGCCTGTTAAGCTCTAAACGCTGGATAGCTCTCCTCCTCCTAGGATTATATCTAGGATCTACGCCAAATACCGGCTACAAGTTCACTCCTTTCTTCATGTGGACATGGCATATTACTCCGAAAACATACCCAGAGCCGCATCGCTTTCCGCAAACAATAGGTGCACTCATGATCGTCTACAGTATCAACCATTCAAAGGACATTCAAAAGCTTTTTACAAACCGTCTATCCCAATATCTCGGCAAGATCTCCTTTGCCTTTTATATCGTCCACGGGCCCATCCTCCACTCATTAGGATACTCACTCATGCCCAGCATCTGGCGTATCACAGGCAAGGAAACAGACTTTCAGTATtgcctcggcttcttcgttgGTTGGGTTGTCTGTCTTCCCATTTCGCTTTGGGCAGGTGACCTTTTCTGGCGGATGGTTGACGTCCCAAGTGTGCATCTATCGCGGTGGATTGAGAGTAAGGTACTTGCTCAGACGACTGGACGagaaaagcagcaaagaTCCGCTTAA
- a CDS encoding WD repeat protein (BUSCO:EOG09262J7K;~COG:S;~EggNog:ENOG410PFK8;~InterPro:IPR036322,IPR015943,IPR019775,IPR001680, IPR017986;~PFAM:PF00400;~go_function: GO:0005515 - protein binding [Evidence IEA]) encodes MSNHAQPFDSRRSTIYSRQPEELHIPSGNSSSGAIPRQSMSHEYPTTPDTNLPSINIHPSGSQPNQYGSGNSGGTGGALPGALQPGNPSNRPPAVSINTAPSVLPTLPQLSTQVQQQQSQPHPQSSTPRSNAANSHGHSRSSPAGYRPPGSSPNTGFQPPTPQGAKYSPLGLADIRSPGDLLSDHITNAGAAPLNSADNQVPTNSNYITPWPIYAVDWCKWPVSGNPGSFGGKIALGSYLEDHHNYIQILDTHLAYPDTDTPDAAPGDFKLEYVKTAEATHSYPVTRILWEPPSSQKQSTDLLATSGDHLRLWSLPNSQSQHSSNSITRQPGQRDAPTAKLSPLALLSNSKSPEHTAPITSLDWNTISPSLIITSSIDTTCTIWDIPTLTAKTQLIAHDKEVYDVRFCANSVDVFVSCGADGSVRMFDLRSLEHSTIIYEPTDKNEKMVMSPGNGSPSAPASSWPPPLLRISASPHDAHLLATFSQDSNIVRVLDVRQPGQALLELKGHSAALNSVEWSPNRRGVLASGADDCLVLLWDLINQNNSTPVPPGVQHPGAPSTTTERGPAAAWQCDYEISNISWSPQAGTTNSGHPRDWLGVCGGRGVWGVAL; translated from the exons ATGTCAAACCACGCGCAGCCCTTCGACTCCAGACGGTCGACTATCTATAGCCGTCAACCCGAAGAGCTTCACATTCCATCGGGAAACTCGTCATCTGGCGCAATTCCGCGACAATCAATGTCCCATGAATACCCAACGACCCCCGACACGAACCTTCCATCtatcaatatccatcccTCGGGCTCCCAGCCTAACCAATATGGAAGCGGCAATAGCGGTGGAACCGGGGGAGCGCTGCCTGGTGCCCTCCAACCGGGAAATCCTTCCAATCGACCCCCAGCGGTGTCCATAAATACAGCTCCGTCCGTACTTCCTACATTGCCCCAGTTATCTACCCAAGtgcaacaacagcaatccCAGCCGCATCCTCAATCGTCTACTCCGCGCTCTAACGCCGCCAATTCTCATGGACATTCCAGGTCAAGCCCAGCAGGATACAGGCCTCCCGGATCCTCTCCAAACACTGGGTTCCAGCCGCCAACCCCTCAGGGCGCTAAATATTCTCCTCTAGGCTTGGCCGATATCCGATCCCCAGGAGACCTTCTCAGCGACCATATCACGAATGCAGGTGCAGCACCTCTCAATAGCGCTGATAACCAAGTGCCTACGAACAGCAACTATATTACCCCATGGCCGATCTATGCCGTTGACTGGTGTAAGTGGCCGGTCTCGGGGAATCCTGGCTCCTTCGGCGGAAAAATCGCTCTAGGAAGCTATTTGGAAGACCATCATAACTAT ATACAAATTCTTGACACCCACTTGGCATATCCTGACACTGATACCCCTGATGCAGCCCCCGGTGATTTTAAGCTGGAATACGTGAAAACCGCTGAAGCTACCCACTCATATCCTGTCACTCGCATTCTTTGGGaacctccatcatcccaaAAGCAGTCTACTGACCTTTTGGCCACCTCTGGAGATCATCTCCGGCTATGGTCACTGCCGAACTCGCAGTCCCAACACAGCTCCAACTCCATAACCCGTCAGCCAGGCCAAAGAGATGCGCCTACGGCTAAACTTTCACCGCTGGCGTTGCTTTCAAACTCGAAGTCTCCCGAGCATACCGCGCCTATTACGTCTCTAGATTGGAATACGATATCTCCTAGTTTGATCATCACCTCTAGCATTGATACAACATGCACAATTTGGGATATCCCGACTTTGACGGCAAAGACACAGCTTATTGCGCACGACAAGGAAGTATATGACGTGCGCTTTTGTGCCAATAGTGTGGATGTTTTTGTCAGCTGTGGCGCTGACGGAAGTGTGCGCATGTTTGATCTCCGGAGCTTGGAACACAGCACGATTATATACGAGCCGACGGATAAGAATGAGAAAA TGGTGATGAGCCCTGGAAATGGAAGCCCTTCCGCACCGGCCAGCAGTTGGCCTCCGCCCTTGTTGCGCATATCGG CATCGCCACACGATGCCCATCTTCTTGCAACGTTCTCCCAAGACTCCAACATAGTCCGGGTATTGGATGTTCGCCAACCGGGCCAAGCACTTCTCGAACTTAAGGGTCACTCTGCTGCTCTCAATTCCGTCGAGTGGTCCCCCAATCGGCGCGGCGTTCTCGCATCTGGTGCGGACGATTGTCTTGTCCTTCTCTGGGATCTTATTAATCAGAACAACTCTACCCCTGTGCCACCAGGGGTACAACACCCCGGTGCACCCTCTACAACCACCGAACGCGGCCCCGCGGCTGCATGGCAATGCGACTACGAGATTTCCAACATCAGCTGGTCACCGCAAGCCGGAACCACAAACTCCGGTCACCCTCGTGACTGGTTAGGCGTTtgcggaggacgaggggtttggggggttgCGCTATGA
- a CDS encoding putative pantetheine-phosphate adenylyltransferase (COG:H;~EggNog:ENOG410PNHE), which yields MASDPISPPSALLLLPPPPSISFDQFTAVYEPILSKVFSNLLNALNGLNRTASLEIALALPGLQSPSCQPPTRAFSSLQRIVEHAYRLIGMVCIERNIEMEAPGGIDSRVILLDFDSVRNASTLSTNLQCNGPIVDVKTLATSGRLWENIFYPNTPVGQDLATAFSSFYTPAKTPNGGTLQSIAGTPQWTPSESLVVPEETIEGALHHSVILGGTFDHFHIGHKLLLTATALVLQPAGTERPGQERVITVGVTGDEMLKNKKYAQFLENWDERCRSTGAFLTSIMDFGPPETNPPHIEQIYKPGPNGRAMITRIRPGITLKMAQILDPYGPTITEEDLTALVVSKETRSGGAAVNEERAKRGWKQLEVFEVDVIHSGEIPAEGVEDFASKISSTDIRRRRMELAMI from the coding sequence ATGGCTTCAGATCCCATCTCCCCGCCATCGGCATTGCTTCTACTACCGCCTCCTCCGTCCATCTCTTTCGATCAATTCACGGCCGTCTACGAGCCCATATTGTCTAAAGTATTTTCCAATCTCCTCAATGCACTCAATGGTTTAAATCGCACCGCTTCTCTGGAAATCGCCCTTGCATTGCCTGGCCTCCAATCGCCGTCATGCCAACCACCAACGAGAGCATTTTCGAGCCTTCAGCGCATAGTGGAGCATGCCTACAGGCTTATTGGGATGGTATGCATAGAACGCAATATCGAAATGGAGGCCCCCGGTGGCATCGACTCGCGCGTGATTTTGCTTGATTTCGACTCTGTTCGAAACGCATCGACTCTATCCACAAACCTGCAATGCAACGGTCCAATAGTCGACGTGAAGACATTGGCCACATCGGGGCGCCTATGGgaaaatatcttctatcCCAATACTCCGGTAGGTCAGGATCTGGCAACCGCATTCAGTAGTTTCTACACTCCAGCCAAGACTCCTAATGGTGGAACGCTGCAATCGATCGCAGGAACACCTCAATGGACACCCAGTGAATCATTGGTAGTACCCGAAGAGACAATCGAGGGTGCATTGCACCACTCAGTCATATTAGGAGGCACCTTTGATCACTTCCATATCGGACACAAACTCCTCCTCACGGCAACTGCGCTGGTCTTACAACCTGCAGGTACGGAACGCCCCGGGCAGGAAAGGGTAATAACGGTCGGGGTGACCGGGGATGAGATGCTGAAGAACAAAAAGTATGCTCAATTCCTAGAGAATTGGGATGAGCGGTGTCGGAGTACGGGGGCCTTCTTGACCTCGATCATGGACTTTGGTCCTCCCGAAACGAACCCACCACACATCGAACAAATCTATAAACCGGGTCCGAATGGAAGAGCCATGATAACGAGGATTCGACCCGGGATAACTTTGAAGATGGCGCAAATACTGGACCCATATGGACCGACCATTACAGAAGAGGATCTAACTGCCTTGGTTGTCTCCAAAGAGACACGCTCAGGCGGCGCGGCCGTCAATGAGGAGCGAGCCAAACGCGGGTGGAAGCAGCTAGAGGTGTTCGAAGTTGATGTGATTCATTCCGGGGAGATTCCGGCAGAAGGCGTTGAGGATTTTGCATCCAAGATAAGCAGCACGGACATCAGACGAAGGCGAATGGAGCTAGCGATGATATAA